A single region of the Diadema setosum chromosome 14, eeDiaSeto1, whole genome shotgun sequence genome encodes:
- the LOC140237398 gene encoding heparan sulfate glucosamine 3-O-sulfotransferase 1-like, translating into MDTRMCRSFVPLLVHQRRPGYTIPSVDEGCMPRESGLTFLSERRGPRFRLPRWSRPRTRTAMNIRCCGKMTKMKAGWTPVLAAIILIAMWLVLTRVAWIHFGESEKAKDMESRYDVDRLQDSMTEWKRKHKAPITPSEAWDMYKVGCYTYKASGEVDILSNHKTLRMLECKRRLPGALIVGVRGCDTFILTKILGLHPSVVSHSGSHFEWPSDDLERVTRKWKREQPYSTRFQITIEHSPAYADDNDILEGAIRRVIPGAKLIIMLRDPVQRAIMEFARHHKEVHNITLRSPPLPAVFHDPNGTSTTHDSLVSYNHHGDSHTAENTLIDRYNRVVAGSPLIRAGVYVDTLRRLRSFTINESILVVDKYDFVHYPLQTMQSLEAFLGLKRFFREDHFEFHDEEGRYCVNVERRPDTHCVHEITQRPLPSVDEEVLLRLKHYYAEYDLELVNLLQRNFSWMQ; encoded by the coding sequence ACCCGGGTATACCATACCATCCGTCGACGAGGGATGCATGCCGAGGGAATCCGGGCTGACTTTTCTCTCCGAACGCAGAGGGCCTCGATTTAGACTACCGAGGTGGTCGAGACCGAGAACCCGCACCGCCATGAATATCAGATGCTGTGGAAAGATGACGAAGATGAAGGCAGGATGGACGCCGGTGCTGGCGGCAATCATTCTCATCGCGATGTGGCTGGTGCTGACTCGAGTGGCTTGGATCCACTTCGGCGAATCGGAGAAAGCGAAGGACATGGAAAGCAGATACGACGTGGACCGACTACAGGATTCGATGACGGAATGGAAGAGGAAGCACAAAGCCCCCATTACGCCATCAGAAGCGTGGGACATGTACAAAGTAGGTTGCTATACATACAAAGCGAGTGGGGAAGTGGACATTCTCTCCAATCATAAGACGCTCCGTATGCTGGAATGCAAACGCCGCCTCCCCGGTGCGTTGATTGTAGGGGTCAGGGGATGCGATACGTTTATACTCACCAAAATTTTGGGGCTTCATCCGTCCGTGGTGTCACATTCCGGCTCGCATTTTGAGTGGCCGAGTGACGACCTGGAGCGCGTGACCAGGAAATGGAAACGTGAACAGCCATATTCCACCAGATTCCAGATAACAATAGAACATTCTCCAGCATATGCAGACGATAATGACATTCTAGAGGGCGCTATTCGCCGGGTAATTCCCGGCGCGAAGCTTATAATCATGCTCCGCGACCCTGTCCAAAGAGCGATAATGGAGTTTGCTCGACATCACAAGGAGGTTCACAACATTACTCTAAGGAGCCCTCCTCTTCCTGCAGTCTTCCACGACCCCAACGGAACAAGCACCACACACGACTCTCTCGTGTCCTACAATCACCATGGAGACTCTCATACTGCCGAGAACACCTTGATTGATCGCTACAATAGAGTGGTTGCTGGGTCACCACTAATTAGAGCCGGAGTTTATGTGGATACTCTAAGGCGACTGCGTTCTTTTACCATTAATGAGAGCATTCTTGTCGTTGACAAATATGACTTTGTACATTATCCACTTCAGACCATGCAAAGTCTCGAAGCATTCCTCGGGTTAAAGCGATTCTTCCGCGAAGATCATTTCGAATTTCACGATGAGGAGGGGCGATACTGCGTGAATGTGGAGCGGCGACCTGATACGCATTGTGTGCACGAGATTACACAGCGTCCTCTGCCGTCGGTGGACGAAGAGGTGCTCCTCAGATTGAAGCATTATTATGCAGAATATGATCTCGAGTTGGTGAATTTACTCCAAAGAAATTTTTCATGGATGCAATAA